The nucleotide sequence TTGTTATCACCGTATACGTAAATTTTTTATTTCTATCTGGATCAATCCAGACATCATATAAGCCAGCCATTGGTAAAAATCCATCATCTTTTCTCCTAATATAAAAGGGTACTTTAAAATTTCCCTCCCTTTTCCACTCATAGTAACCATCTGAAATAACAACACATCTATTTTTTGCCAAAAGTCTTGAAAACGATGGCCTTTGCAAAAGAGTTTCGGCTCGAGCATTTATCATTTTAACTGCAATTTTTTCATCCTTAGACCATGATGGAATCAATCCCCAGTACATACCCTTTATTTCTCTGCCCCTGCCACAAATCAATATTGGAACTCTCATTGTTGGCGCGATATTGTAATGTGGTTCCCATTGGAAATCTTCTTCCCATAGATTGATAGAGAACTCTCGTA is from Candidatus Neomarinimicrobiota bacterium and encodes:
- a CDS encoding SOS response-associated peptidase yields the protein MCGRKTLTKGKMDIIREFSINLWEEDFQWEPHYNIAPTMRVPILICGRGREIKGMYWGLIPSWSKDEKIAVKMINARAETLLQRPSFSRLLAKNRCVVISDGYYEWKREGNFKVPFYIRRKDDGFLPMAGLYDVWIDPDRNKKFTYTVITTDAIGKIRDIHNRMPAILERDEVNKWIDWRHYDYNKVVDLLRPNSDNLDFYPVSKLVNDVRNNSLKCIQRVK